The nucleotide sequence GAAGACCTTACTGTCAAATCAGAAACGGACAAAAGCTTTGAGGGGGCCAGGGATGATAGCACTTGCCTTCTGTGTGAGGACTGCCCAGGGGACCTCAATGCACTTCCAGAACTAAAGCACTATGACCCAGAGTGCCCTGCTCAGCctccaccccctgccccagccaCCGAGAAGCCAGAGTCCTCTGCTTCATCAGCTGGAAACGGAGATTTGTCTCCCAGTCAGCCACCTTTAAAGAACCTTCTGTCACTCTTGAAAGCCTACTATGCTCTGAACGCGCAGCCAAGCACAGAAGAGCTCTCAAAGATCGCCGATTCTGTGAACCTACCGCTGGATGGAGTTAAAAAGTGGTTTGAAAAGATGCAAGCTGGACAGATTCCAGGACAGTCTCCTGACCCCCCTTCTCCTGGAACCGGGTCAGTAAACATACCTACAAAAACCGATGAGCAGCCTCAACCTGCGGATGGAAATGAGCCCCAGGAAGACAGCACACGCGGACAGAGTCCTGTCAAGATAAGGAGCTCTCCGGTTTTACCTGTAGGATCAGCCATGAACGGTTCCAGAAGCTGCACATCATCCCCATCCCCTCTAAACCTTTGCTCAGCCAGGAACCCGCAGGGTTACTCTTGTGTGGCAGAGGGTGCCCAGGAGGAGCCCCAAGTAGAACCTCTTGATCTCTCACTACCAAAGCAACAGGGAGAGTTACTGGAAAGGTCGACAGTCAGTAGCGTTTACCAGAACAGTGTTTATTCTGTCCAGGAAGAACCCTTGAACTTGTCTTGTGCAAAAAAGGAACCACAAAAGGACAGCTGTGTTACAGACTCAGAACCAGTTGTAAATGTAGTCCCACCAAGTGCCAACCCCATAAACATTGCTATTCCTACAGTCACTGCCCAGTTACCCACAATCGTGGCCATTGCTGACCAGAACAGTGTTccatgtttaagagcactggccgccAACAAGCAGACTATTCTGATTCCCCAAGTGGCATATACATATTCAGCTACTGTGAGCCCTGCCGTGCAGGAGCCGCCAGTGAAGGTGATCCAGCCAAACGGAAACCAGGTTAGTAAAGCATTAACCTAAGTTTTTTTAGTGAAgaaatctctgtctctgtagaATCAACCAGATTGTTACAGCTGCCATGTTTAAATGGAACTTATGGGTTTGCTTTCCTTGCATGGCAGGATACCTTCCTTCCCTTGCTACTCAGCTGCCTTAGGGCATCAACCACAGTTGAGAGTGTATTCTCTGAAAACCAGTGCATGAACTCAGCTGGAGACCTGACTGAGCTTAGAAGCATAAGACAAAATGTGTTACTCATTAGTTAGAGTGGTGGTTTTCTAGTTAAATTTTCAGATTGGTGAGTTTCTTCTTTGCTTATGATCACTATTAAACAACCATGTTCCCATTCACCATAAAGCCAAGAAAGGGTTTGCTGGTACTTCGTGTGCCAACTCCTTTGTTAGGAGTTAGGTTAACCTTTGGTTAAACAGAGTATTCTGGAACTCAGATACAGTGTTTGGTTGTAGGTACTCATGAGGTGTGCCTGTGGCCAAGGAGTGCCACACCTCATGAGGCCTGGCTTTGTTTGGTTCTGGGTAGAACTCTGCTGTATTGCTATTTGTTTCTCACTGTCTATCCAGAATCTTCCCATGACACTAGGCTTGATATCGCCACTTTTTCATCAGTCCCTTTAATTGGATCAAATGCCAGAGATGGCTGTTTGATCTTACTGCAGGCACAGCTACAGTTGCTCTGTGTCCTGCTCAGGTTTGCCCTGTGGCCTCCTGTGACTGCCACTCACTCATTGGCATCTCCAGAATTGTAGTAACTCATAAAGAAACCATGCCCATGACTAATGGCACTAGatttctggggtgtgtgtgtgtgtgtgtgtgtgtgtgtgtgtgtgtgtgtgtgtgatgtatactTGTGTATGGACAGGTGTGTTCACCCATGagtgtgcatgtagaggccagagattgaCAGTGACTGTCTTCCTAATCACTCTAAtattttggggacagggtctctccctgaacctggagcctACCATTttgtctagactggctggcccCACTAtctgccatcttcccagcccttctTGATACCTTTGAATTTAAAGAAAACAGAGCTTTTACCATTTCAAGTGACTTGGACTATATCAAGAGCTATAAAGTAGAGTCACTTCTACACTGGCAGCTAGTGATAAATGACTGGCTTTGCTTGTCATATCGAGCTTTCAAAAGAACAGAGTCTATGAGACTCTAGGAAAGACCCAAAGGTCATAGGTGACCTAAGTCTTCAAGAGGCTCTCTGCAGGACTATTCCATTGAGAAAAGCGCCTTTTCTGAAAGTGACTTCTCTGAGACCATCTTGAGGTTCTATGTCATGTCTTGTGTATTTTATGAAAATTGTAAGGGTTCTCTTTTACAGACAGCTACTCCTATTTAAAAATCTCAGCCCCTCTCACACTTTTCCTCCTCATTCCAGGGAAAGTATGGACCAAAGCAAATCCCTCTTCGCCAGACCAAGGGAGCTGGTACAAAGGCCTCCAGGATGAAGGACACACTTTAAAGACATTGTCTAAACTATGTCTCAATTCTTAGTGAAACGCAGAATTTTTATGAAAAGCACagtaagggctggtgagatggctcagtgggtaagagcacccaactgctcttccgaaggtccggagttcaaatcccagcaaccacatggtgactcacaaccatccataacgagatctgactcccttttctggagtgtctgaagacagctacagtgtacttacatataataaataaataaatcttaaaaaaaaaagaaaaaaagaaaagcatagtAAATGATGAATTGGAAATGAGTGGTGAATTATCAAGCTCATTGATTAAACCTTTCTGCAAAGCCACTCTAAAATCATAATTTGCCAGAATAAAGTAAATATGGCTGCTGTccatctgatgtcttcttctggtggcCTCTCTTTTTGGTACAGTTGAAGAATGTTTTCACTATACCCTTTTCTGTGTTGTTCCCAGCCTCACTTGTGTCTCTCTGGGCCTGTTTGTAGTAAGTACTAGTGCCCCGGGAGCTGTCCGTAGCCACTGTAGTGTGTGCTCGCTGGGCTCAGGTGGAGGGCTTCACATCTAACATGAAATTTCTCTCTTGTGCATCTCTTGACTTTCCTACATTTATTGACTTATTGGCAGTGGGTGCTTTGTGTGCCAGCTCTCACACGTGGAGGTccgaggacaacttgtgggagtcagttctctcctttcaccgtgTAGATCCCAGGGATTCAACTCTGCTCATCTTTCTTTGTGGCAAATAGCtttgtctgctgagccatctcagtgacCTTATCTCTTGGGAATCTTTTTCTTTGACATTTAATCTTCTTTTTCCACTTAGGATGAAAGACAAGACACTAGCTCAGAAGGAGTCTCCACTGTGGAGGACCAGAATGACTCTGACTCCACGCCACCCAAAAAGAAAACTCGGAAGACAGAGAATGGAATGTATGCATGTGACCTGTGTGACAAGATATTTCAGAAGAGCAGCTCACTGTTGAGACACAAATATGAGCACACAGGTGTGTGGGGGACCTGGGCACGAGGTTCTAAAGGTGCCTGTGGCCCAGTGCACATGAAACATGCCCATAGTGTGTGACGTTCTCAGCTCTGCTCCGTGGTCTCCACTTTTCACATATTCCTACTGCGGAGCAGTGGCTTGGCTGTCTGCTGCCTAGACTCCCGTTTCGCCTTTAATGCCTTGGTGTCTATGCTGACAGAGCACTTGCTCTGCATACCTTCATTCCTTGCATCTCAGCTTCTGCTGCACACAAGGTGCTGAAGTGTCAGGAAGAGGACTCAGCTCCAGAAAGCAGCCAGTGAGCACCAGCTCTCCTGGTGCAAGGCTTGCCTCCTGGTCACCCAAAGGTTTTAAAAGGAAAGACCTTTGCTTTGTTAGAAAGAACTTCTGCATAAGAAACTGAACTTGATTTTAAGATCACTTCAGCCCAAAGATTCTATAATTCTCCCCAAAATACACAGGCCTTAGGCTGATCTAGGACCAACAAACAATGTCTTGCAAACCAAACAAGGCTTCACTTAGCTCTCTGATGCTTATGAGCCGAGACTAGACTTTTACATTTTTTGTgattgaaaaggatttttttaaagataaaagtcAAACTTTGGCATCCTAAATGATGTTTTATTCTGCCCAGTCATCCCTCACTTGCCTGTTGCTGATTACAGTGGGGATAAAGGCCAGCTGGTCCCAAGACACTTTACTAGTGAGGGCTTTTACGAAAGATGTTTGCTGATGTGCCCCTCCCAATTCCCTCTCTCCATAGCCATGCTGGTCTATTCTAATTTGTGTGTCTTTATGGCCTGGGAAGTCCAGATAAGAAGTATGTACCAACCCCTGTCCATGACTGACCTCAAGCCTGAACAGCTTTCAAACAACTCCAGAATTCCCATAGTTTAGCAACAGGCTCCTAGCTGATAAGAGCTGCATAGCCAACCAGTTTCTCTCCAACAAGATGGCTAGATGAAAGACTGGTTTCATCGTAACTAATCCCCAGGATCTTTTCCCTGGCCCTTACCAGCCACTTACCTACAGTTGAAGTAGCAACACACAGACCCTCAGCCTCTCACCAACAATGGTAACTCATTCCCCTGGTGAGAAGACACGCAGAGAAGCGGGACACTTGGGTGGCTGCTGAGGTTGAAAGCTGTACCTCTCTAATAAAAGCTTGGGACCACAGCCCTCTACTTATATTCACTGAGATAATTAGGAAATCTCctaattctttaaaaagagttAAATACTGGtaatatcaaaattaaaatgaCATCCTAGCTgtaaaaaaattttcaaaagtaATTTCTGGATTTTTAAGTGTTGACTGGCTCATAGCACTGTAGTTGGTAATAGCCAGTCCTGATTATGCCAGCTGTCCTCTGTGTATCCACTGTTGCTCAGGCCACACCCACTCATGAGGGGCAAGATTGCAGCCTTGTGGGGCAAAAGCTATTTTAGATGTTATAAAGAATTTCCACATCAGCTCTACATTTGTGAAAATTTGCCCATAAGTAGAAAGAGCTGTGAGACATCAAAATGCCGTGGAAGCCCCTCTTCCTGAGATTGTCACCCTGGCTCATGGGAGCCTCACTTATAAATGTTCTGCCATGTGGTCCTGATGTATGAATTTTTGGCATTTCCACCTTTTATAATTAGCACTGGCCTCATCTGCAAAGCAGTGTATAACCTTGAATTTtcacatagaaaaaaatgaaccATAGTATTATCGTACAATTGGGAACCTGCCAGTTTCTTGACCATGGAACTGTGACCCTCCCCTTGCACAATCTGAATGTCCCTTCATTCTCCCAAGCACTCTGTTTATTTCTGCCAGTGTTCTGTTTCATAGCTGCGTTCTTACCTTGCAGGTAAGAGGCCTCACGAGTGTGGAATCTGTAGAAAGGCATTTAAACACAAGCATCATTTGATTGAGCACATGCGGCTGCACTCTGGGGAAAAGCCCTATCAATGTGACAAGTGTGGCAAGCGCTTCTCACACTCCGGCTCCTACTCTCAACACATGAATCACCGCTACTCCTACTGCAAGAGAGGAGCTGAAGACAGAGATGCTATGGAGCAGGAAGACGCTGGGCCCGAAGTCCTGCCGGAAGTCCTGGCGACTGAGCATGTTGGTGCCCGGGCGTCTCCCTCACAGGCTGACTCGGACGAGAGAGAAAGTCTGACAagggaagaagatgaagacagtgaaaaggaggaggaggaggaagataaagAGATGGAAGAATTACAGGAAGGAAAGGAATGTGAGAACccacagggggaggaggaggaggaggaggaggaggaagaggaggaagaagaggaggaagaggaggaagtggaagcgGATGAAGCCGAGCATGAGGCAGCAGCCAAGACTGATGGTACAGTGGAGGTTGGAGCTgcacagcaggcaggcagcttaGAGCAGAAGGCCAGCGAGAGCGAGATGGAGAGCGAAAGCGAGAGTGAGCAGCTGTCTGAAGAGAAGACAAATGAAGCTTAGGAGTTCTTCTAAAAGGAAATTCTACTTGGTAATGAAATTTGCTCTATATTACCCACGCTTTTCATGGAAACATGGCTCCATGGCTCCTGTGCTATGGTTCCTGCTCACTACTGTGTAAtgtcagaactgaaaaaaaaaaaattccgggTGTGCCTGAACCTCAAACCTAGTAATTTTTCATGCAGTTTTCAAAGTTAGGAACAAATTTATAACATGAAGCAGCTTAGAAAACATTAATGACTCAGAAAACAAAGGTTTCTCAGCAGGTTACAGGAGGCTGGATGGGCGTCCGGCATGGCTAGCAGTATTATCACTCTTACGTTGGCTCATTCTTAAGCTCTACAATGGgagaaattttataatttttttattggtaAACATATGCTAAATCCGCTTcagtattttattatgttttttaaaatgtgagaacTTCTGCACTACAGAATTCCCTTCACAGAGCAGTAGAAAGCAGTTCAAACCGTGCTGGCTACCTGCTGCTACCCAGTCAGTCAGGAGATAGGACCTCTGACGTTAGATGCCGTGTTGCCATCTAACATGTATTGCTAGCCTTAAGGAAGCAGCCAGAGAAGAGCTGGAGTTTCTTACTCGTgtgatttttaaatggagttcAAAGGTTGTCGTTGAGTCCTGACTCCAGGGACGACCAGTGTTGATGTGGCAAGGCCGGCAGAGGCGGCAGAATCAGTGTTCGTGATTGTTTGCGTACGTTAGCAACCATGAAGGATCTATAGGAAGCAAGCGCTGTGTCCCTTTGGCCTTAAGCAAGACCTGTGCTCTAAGTGCCATTCTCAGTATTGCAAGGCTCTGACAGCCTTCCCGCAGTGTGGCCTATATTAACTAGCAGTTGTTGATTCGTTTGTTGTGTCAAAATTcccaaacaaaactcaaaaccacTGACTGTGAGAGAAGCTGAAGCACTGGGGCATCTCACACTTTTGTTCCTCAGTAGTCATTTCATGTTGATTGACTCTCAGAAGTCTCTACAGAAATAAAAGGGAAATTCTCCAAACTACTTAATCCATGTACTTGCGTGTCAGGCATGGATACGCTATTGGTTTTTGGTTCACAGCCGTTTTCCAAATGTTAGTTATTACGGACCCAGGTGATGAACAACAGCAGCTGATTTTTACCTAccagtattattttatttcttttagtttatAGATCTGTGCAACATTTTTGTACTGTATGTCTTTAAGCCTGGCAGTATTAATACCCTTCTTACTGACACGTACTTTTAGTTTTagaaaacttttatatttatgtgtcttatttttatatttctttatttattacacAGTGTAGTGTATAATACTGTAGTTTGTATTAATACAATAATATATTTTAGTATGAAATTTTGGAAAGTTGCTAAGATTTACAGTAGAGATGCAGTTGGTTCCCGTGCGTTGAGATTTGATTTAACAGTGTTCTGTTAACATTTATACTTGCCTCCGACTGTAGACCAGCCTTTAAATGGGAAGGTATTAGTTTTACAACTACAATCAAGTCATTCTCCCTTTCCCCAGTTTTTAATAGGAAACTCTTACACTTTGACACTCACTGTGTGCGACTCATAGCATGCCGCTCTGCAGTCTTCTGTTAAGAGTTGGCCCAGCCATAACTCATTCCCTTAGCAAGCCAAATTAGAATTGCCTTCTGTAAACAGTGTTGGGAACAATGTTTAACATGTGCCAATTTGTTCCTGTATCCATGTATGTAAGCTACCAATCTGACTCTTCCTTTTAAGTTCCTTGTTACACCATGGTCATTTTCTAGTTTTTTACCAGACTCCCCAGCTCACAATAAACGCATCAACAAACCTGACCTGCTGTCGTTCTTTGGATCATCAAATTTCCTTTGGAAAATTGTCTATGAAGTGGGCATTACATCCTAGAGCTTCATTCATCTTGAGCTGAGTTTGTTGACACAAAGTATTTGAGACACTTAGCACAAAGAATGCCTTTTCCTGTGGGGGAAATTCCCTGAGGAAGCCCTCTGCACAGGTTGTCCCTTCTTCCAAAACCCACAGAGCAAGAGCCTTCCCCTCAGGGAACATCAGGGCTGTGCAAGCTTAAGATGCTTTTTGCTTGTACTCTGCCACTCTTTGAACCCTTCTCATTCAGCTCAAGGACTGTCACTGATGTTCCTCCCCATGTCATGGTCATGCCTCATGTGCCCCCTGCCCATGAACTGCCTCTCAACAGACATTCAttgaatgaacacagaaactGCACATTTGCAGAGCTTAGCTGTGCTCACTGTTTTGCCTCTAATCTGAAAGTTCATAAGGTAAATGATTCCCATAATGTGCCGGTGGTCTTGTTTGAGTCTTATAGGCACTTACCATAGGAGATGTAATAAATGACTGCCTTGGAAGCTGCTCTGTTGTTGTGATGTGTGGAGAGCTTATTTCTAGGTGTCTTTCGGGTGCTCAAGTTTATGGTACGGGGTACAGGCATTGAAAGCTCAGGGAGGGACTACCTCGAAAATACTTGATAGACCTGGTTCTGACAGAGTTAGGACACACATCCTATGCCAGGACCCCACATTCTTACAATCTTGTGTGCTCCCCATCTTCCCACACCACAGCCCTTACTTCCCCTGTGTCCACTGTCAGCAGACTGCCTAATTTCCTGTCCCTAACACCagctataccaaaaaaaaaatgtactgtaAAGGTTATGAGATGCTAAAGTACCATTCTTAGGGGATGTCCACTACTCATGAAAGTAAATCTTGGAGAAGATGGTGCCTCATCCGTGAGCCTAGAAGGCTAATGAAACTAACCACATTATCAGGGAGCAGGTCTTTCCAGTGCCCCCTCACACCAGGAAAGAGTGGCATTGGTGTCCTGAGATGCATCTGCCTTGCTGCTTTTATCAAGATTATGTTTCAGAGAGCCTTAAAACTACCTGGGAAAGCCATATGGCCATAGCCACATGAAGAAGACGTAGAATGGGGCTCTGCACACAGACCTGTCTGACTCCAAGGACATGTCTCTGTCCAGCCTGCATCACATGTCATGTTGAGGTGGATTCTCCTGGCCTAGCCCTAGGCAAGAGGAATAGAAAATACCCCTGAGAGCAGCATGCATCctggcagaggaaggtggagacTTGGGATTGTTCTCAGTTTCCAGTGCAAACTTGAAAGATAGCCTAAGGGAGGGAAAGGGGTTAAACTCACAGAGAAATCTAATCCTGGATTCCACCTGAGATCACCGGGAAGCTATATTAAAGCAACCATGTATTAATTCTACCTCTGACAGAACTTCAGACCTACAGACACACCTCTGCCCAGTAAAGACAAATTCACCCAGAACACACATTTATTTACCTCAATAACTCCTGGGTCATTTACAGGGAAAAAACATAGGGCATAACAGAATTCTCACTTTTGAGATGGAAACCAGCCTAactactcagtggttaaaaaaaaaacacccagaatgcctgacgacctgagttccatccctagcactccagaatcccagaacccacagtggaaggagaagacCAACTCTAATATTGTCCTCAGACCAGCATTTGCATgccattcatgcacacacataaactaatcataaaattgttttaaaacaccCATAGATcagtaataaatacatttttaaatcatCTAAATTATTACAAAGCCATATCAAGTTGTTCCTGATGAAAAATATGACTCACAATGATGGCATCTTATGTCAAAAATTGTAGTATAAAGTTAAGTGATATGTACAAGAGAAGGCACAGTGTTAAATGCTGACAACAGGAGAGAACAAAGGACTCATACAAGCCTCCACCTCAAACTGTACAAGTAAAACACAAAACAGGAGAGAGCCGATaataaggaaaagagaaaaccGTGACATAAAAAAGCCATGTAAACCAAGTCAACCTCTGAAAAGGTAGATTTCTAGCCATACAGTCCGAGGTAGATAGAAGAGACAAATTGCCAATCttgacagaaacaaagaaaagccaTCTACAGACCCTACAGAGTAAGATACAGAAGGAATAACTGCATGTCCATGTTTCTGACAGCTTGGGGAAAAGTGCCACATTGCTTGGAAGGCCATAATTACCAAAGCTCATGCAGAAATAACCTAAGTGCAATCAAAACTAAATTGATTGCCAAAAGCGTCCTACAAAAGAGGATTCACAGCAGGTGTTGCTACTggtgatttttttgtttcatacatTTGAAAAAGTTGTACCAATTCTACACAAATCATCTCCTTCTCCAATTGCCTGTGAAGCTCAGATCAACAAGGGCATTTCAATACAAGAGCTACAGACTTAAATTCCTCAAGAAAATAGATGGAAAGACCTTCAACTGAATATTAGGACATTACTTTGAACACTTTATCAACAGGAAAAATGAATCATGATTACGTGTGATTTTTCCCTAAAACTTCAAGATTCATGGAGCATCCCCAAAAGTCAAGTAGTGTTACTCCCACTAACAGTGTACTTAAGAGTGCTTGGAGATTCTGATTATCTCAGAAGTGAAAGAGaaacaatcaataaataaatcagtaaaaCCTTCAACAGCAAGCCAGAAATTACCAGCAGTCTAAAAGTAGGAGGTGATCTCTGTAATAATTGTCATCTTCAAAACCTCTACAAGTAAAACACCAGTGTGAAAGGCCCACACCTTCCTCCAGATGAGGAGCAAGACCAGAAGGTTACACTGGCTAAACCTTAGGCTGGGTCCTTTAAGGACAGACTGCAGCAGTATGTTACCTGCAGTCAGCCTAGTTGTCTACAGAGGAAACAAGGAATTTTTAAGGAAAGGTCAAGAAGTTATGAGAATTCAGTCACTTTCTCCCAAATAATTCTAGATGTGGGAATTTACACATAGACACAGttccattaaaaatgaaaatatttggtgATACTTTAAAAGATTCAAACAAGACCTGTGCACTGAAAGCTCCAAAATATtactgaaataaattaaaaatgcaaagaaaataaaattccatGTTTGTGAATCAGATGAAGACAGTATTAAGAAAAGTTTTACCAAGGTAACTATTGACACAATGAGATAACTACTGACACAATGACATAACTACTGACACAATGATGTAACTACTGACACAATGATGTAACTACTGACACAATGATGTAACTACTGACACAATGATGTAATTACTGACACAATGACATAACTACTGTCACAATGACATAACTACTGTCACAATGACGTAACTACTGACACAATGATGTAACTACTGACAGAATGCTGTTCTAATCAAAATGTCAACTACATATTGAAGTTTTGTGGAAGAACAAAGgactttaagaaaataattttgaaaaggaaCAACTTTGGAGGAGTTGGAATGTGTAGTTTTATGATGCCACAATAGTCACAATAATTTACTGAGTGTGAGAATAGCCATAGATGAAGAATATGAAATCAACAGCTAGGACCCACACACACTGTCAACTGATTTTTGTCAGGGGTGCCAAGACTACAGTGATAAAGTATTATTCAAAATGTGATGCTAGGCCTCATGGTATATGATCTactcctgcaatcccagcactcaggaggctaaggaatGAGGaacatgagtttgagaccagtcaaGCCACtatcaaacacacaaaacaaaacaaaaacaaaacggtGATTCTGGTTAAATTCTCAGAAAACAAATGTGCTCCTCACAGCATGTACAGAAATGGACAGACATTAGTGAGAAGCCTGAGTATATTAGGCAGCTAATC is from Mus musculus strain C57BL/6J chromosome 18, GRCm38.p6 C57BL/6J and encodes:
- the Zeb1 gene encoding zinc finger E-box-binding homeobox 1 isoform 1 (isoform 1 is encoded by transcript variant 1), translated to MADGPRCKRRKQANPRRNNVTNYNTVVEANSDSDDEDKLHIVEEESITDAADCEGGMPDDELPADQTVLPGGSDRGGGAKNCWQDNVKDNECDSDAENEQNHDPNVEEFLQQQDTAVIYPEAPEEDQRQGTPEASSHDENGTPDAFSQLLTCPYCDRGYKRFTSLKEHIKYRHEKNEDNFSCSLCSYTFAYRTQLERHMTSHKSGREQRHVTQSGGNRKFKCTECGKAFKYKHHLKEHLRIHSGEKPYECPNCKKRFSHSGSYSSHISSKKCISLMPVNGRPRSGLKTSQCSSPSLSTSPGSPTRPQIRQKIENKPLQEPLSVNQIKTEPVDYEFKPIVVASGINCSTPLQNGVFSSGGQLQATSSPQGVVQAVVLPTVGLVSPISINLSDIQNVLKVAVDGNVIRQVLETNQASLASKEQEAVSASPIQQGGHSVISAISLPLVDQDGTTKIIINYSLEQPSQLQVVPQNLKKEIPAPTNSCKSEKLPEDLTVKSETDKSFEGARDDSTCLLCEDCPGDLNALPELKHYDPECPAQPPPPAPATEKPESSASSAGNGDLSPSQPPLKNLLSLLKAYYALNAQPSTEELSKIADSVNLPLDGVKKWFEKMQAGQIPGQSPDPPSPGTGSVNIPTKTDEQPQPADGNEPQEDSTRGQSPVKIRSSPVLPVGSAMNGSRSCTSSPSPLNLCSARNPQGYSCVAEGAQEEPQVEPLDLSLPKQQGELLERSTVSSVYQNSVYSVQEEPLNLSCAKKEPQKDSCVTDSEPVVNVVPPSANPINIAIPTVTAQLPTIVAIADQNSVPCLRALAANKQTILIPQVAYTYSATVSPAVQEPPVKVIQPNGNQDERQDTSSEGVSTVEDQNDSDSTPPKKKTRKTENGMYACDLCDKIFQKSSSLLRHKYEHTGKRPHECGICRKAFKHKHHLIEHMRLHSGEKPYQCDKCGKRFSHSGSYSQHMNHRYSYCKRGAEDRDAMEQEDAGPEVLPEVLATEHVGARASPSQADSDERESLTREEDEDSEKEEEEEDKEMEELQEGKECENPQGEEEEEEEEEEEEEEEEEEEVEADEAEHEAAAKTDGTVEVGAAQQAGSLEQKASESEMESESESEQLSEEKTNEA
- the Zeb1 gene encoding zinc finger E-box-binding homeobox 1 isoform X3; protein product: MPDDELPADQTVLPGGSDRGGGAKNCWQDNVKDNECDSDAENEQNHDPNVEEFLQQQDTAVIYPEAPEEDQRQGTPEASSHDENGTPDAFSQLLTCPYCDRGYKRFTSLKEHIKYRHEKNEDNFSCSLCSYTFAYRTQLERHMTSHKSGREQRHVTQSGGNRKFKCTECGKAFKYKHHLKEHLRIHSGEKPYECPNCKKRFSHSGSYSSHISSKKCISLMPVNGRPRSGLKTSQCSSPSLSTSPGSPTRPQIRQKIENKPLQEPLSVNQIKTEPVDYEFKPIVVASGINCSTPLQNGVFSSGGQLQATSSPQGVVQAVVLPTVGLVSPISINLSDIQNVLKVAVDGNVIRQVLETNQASLASKEQEAVSASPIQQGGHSVISAISLPLVDQDGTTKIIINYSLEQPSQLQVVPQNLKKEIPAPTNSCKSEKLPEDLTVKSETDKSFEGARDDSTCLLCEDCPGDLNALPELKHYDPECPAQPPPPAPATEKPESSASSAGNGDLSPSQPPLKNLLSLLKAYYALNAQPSTEELSKIADSVNLPLDGVKKWFEKMQAGQIPGQSPDPPSPGTGSVNIPTKTDEQPQPADGNEPQEDSTRGQSPVKIRSSPVLPVGSAMNGSRSCTSSPSPLNLCSARNPQGYSCVAEGAQEEPQVEPLDLSLPKQQGELLERSTVSSVYQNSVYSVQEEPLNLSCAKKEPQKDSCVTDSEPVVNVVPPSANPINIAIPTVTAQLPTIVAIADQNSVPCLRALAANKQTILIPQVAYTYSATVSPAVQEPPVKVIQPNGNQDERQDTSSEGVSTVEDQNDSDSTPPKKKTRKTENGMYACDLCDKIFQKSSSLLRHKYEHTGKRPHECGICRKAFKHKHHLIEHMRLHSGEKPYQCDKCGKRFSHSGSYSQHMNHRYSYCKRGAEDRDAMEQEDAGPEVLPEVLATEHVGARASPSQADSDERESLTREEDEDSEKEEEEEDKEMEELQEGKECENPQGEEEEEEEEEEEEEEEEEEEVEADEAEHEAAAKTDGTVEVGAAQQAGSLEQKASESEMESESESEQLSEEKTNEA
- the Zeb1 gene encoding zinc finger E-box-binding homeobox 1 isoform X1; this translates as MNGVTSSPKEDEVTNYNTVVEANSDSDDEDKLHIVEEESITDAADCEGGMPDDELPADQTVLPGGSDRGGGAKNCWQDNVKDNECDSDAENEQNHDPNVEEFLQQQDTAVIYPEAPEEDQRQGTPEASSHDENGTPDAFSQLLTCPYCDRGYKRFTSLKEHIKYRHEKNEDNFSCSLCSYTFAYRTQLERHMTSHKSGREQRHVTQSGGNRKFKCTECGKAFKYKHHLKEHLRIHSGEKPYECPNCKKRFSHSGSYSSHISSKKCISLMPVNGRPRSGLKTSQCSSPSLSTSPGSPTRPQIRQKIENKPLQEPLSVNQIKTEPVDYEFKPIVVASGINCSTPLQNGVFSSGGQLQATSSPQGVVQAVVLPTVGLVSPISINLSDIQNVLKVAVDGNVIRQVLETNQASLASKEQEAVSASPIQQGGHSVISAISLPLVDQDGTTKIIINYSLEQPSQLQVVPQNLKKEIPAPTNSCKSEKLPEDLTVKSETDKSFEGARDDSTCLLCEDCPGDLNALPELKHYDPECPAQPPPPAPATEKPESSASSAGNGDLSPSQPPLKNLLSLLKAYYALNAQPSTEELSKIADSVNLPLDGVKKWFEKMQAGQIPGQSPDPPSPGTGSVNIPTKTDEQPQPADGNEPQEDSTRGQSPVKIRSSPVLPVGSAMNGSRSCTSSPSPLNLCSARNPQGYSCVAEGAQEEPQVEPLDLSLPKQQGELLERSTVSSVYQNSVYSVQEEPLNLSCAKKEPQKDSCVTDSEPVVNVVPPSANPINIAIPTVTAQLPTIVAIADQNSVPCLRALAANKQTILIPQVAYTYSATVSPAVQEPPVKVIQPNGNQDERQDTSSEGVSTVEDQNDSDSTPPKKKTRKTENGMYACDLCDKIFQKSSSLLRHKYEHTGKRPHECGICRKAFKHKHHLIEHMRLHSGEKPYQCDKCGKRFSHSGSYSQHMNHRYSYCKRGAEDRDAMEQEDAGPEVLPEVLATEHVGARASPSQADSDERESLTREEDEDSEKEEEEEDKEMEELQEGKECENPQGEEEEEEEEEEEEEEEEEEEVEADEAEHEAAAKTDGTVEVGAAQQAGSLEQKASESEMESESESEQLSEEKTNEA